The following nucleotide sequence is from Acidovorax radicis.
TATACGCATGGGCAAGACGCCCTTCGATGCCGCGATGGAAGCGGCCGATGAAATCGGTCTGGCCGTGATCGCCACGACGTTCACGCTGGTGGCGGTGTTCCTGCCCACCGCGTTCATGGGCGGCGTTCCCGGAAAGTTCTTCCGCCAGTTCGGCATCACCGCTTCGGTCGCCGTGGTGGCCTCCTTGCTGGTCGCGCGCCTGCTCACCCCCATGATGGCCGCCTACCTGATGAAACCGGCCAAGGCGCATGACGAGGACGGGCACGACGGCAAGGTGATGACCCGGTACCTGGGTTGGGTGCAATCGGTGCTCAAGCACCGCAAACTGACCATGCTTGCGGTGGCGGTGTTTTTTATCCTGTCACTGTCCATGATCCCGCTTCTGCCAACCGGATTCATTCCGGCGCAGGACAAGTCCCAGTCGCAAGTCAGCATCACCCTGCCCCCGGGCAGCACCCTGGACGACACGGTGGCTGCAAGCAAGCAGGCGTCCGAGCTGCTGCGCAAGCTGCCGGAAGTACGCAGCGTGTTCATTTCTGCAGGAACGGCAACCACCGGCGGCGGCCCGTCTTCCAGTGCCACGGCCGATGTAAGCAGTGCCACGCTGACGGTAGAGCTCTCTGCGCGTGGCGACCGCTCGCTCAAGCAGTCGGCAGTGGAAGCCAAGATGAGAGACGCCCTGCGCGCCATCCCTGCCGCCCGGATTGCGGTGGGCAGCGGCGCCAATGGCGAAACGCTGGCCATCACGCTCGCTGGGGAGGATGTCACGGCCCTGGCGACTGCAGCATCGCAGGCCGAGGCACAGTTGCGCACACTCAACGGCATCGGCAACGTCACGTCGAGTGCGGCCCTGCAGCGGCCAGAAATTCAGATTCATCCGGATGCGGCGCGGGCCGCGGCGCTGGGCGTGACCACCGAGAGCCTGGCCGATGCAGTGCGCCTGGCCACCTATGGCGACTACTCCAATGCGCTTCCCAAGCTCAATCTGTCGGAGCGTCAGATTCCGGTGCGCGTTCGCATGGACCCGTCCGTTCGGGAGAACCTGAGCGCAGTGTCGCAGTTGCGCGTGCAGGGCAGCAATGGAACGGTCAATCTGGGTTCGGTTGCCGATATTTCTATGGGCAGCGGCCCATCACAGATCACGCGCCTGGATCGCGCGCGCAACATCACCCTGTCAGTCGAACTGGCTGGACGGCAGATCGGAGATGTGCAGAAGGAAGCGTCCGAATTGCCGGCCCTCAAGTCGCTGCCTGCCGGCGTGCACAGGGTCGAGCAAGGGGAGCTGCAGCGCATGTCGGAGTTGTTCCAGAGCTTTGGCGTCGCCATGGCCATCGGGATTTTCTGCATCTACGCAGTGCTGGTGCTGTTGTTCCACGACTTTCTGCAACCCGCCACCATTCTGTGCGCGCTGCCGTTGGCGCTGGGCGGCGCACTGTTTGCGTTGTTGGTGACGAATCAATCGTTCTCCATGCCGGCGGTGATCGGGCTGTTGATGCTGATGGGCATCGTGACGAAAAACTCAATCTTGCTGGTGGAGTACGCGATCATGGCGCGGCGTGAACACGGCATGAGCCGCTTTGACGCCATTATGGACGCTTGCCACAAGCGCGCCCAGCCGATCATCATGACGACCATCGCCATGGGCGCAGGCATGATGCCCAACGCCCTTGGGCTGGGCGCCGAGCCCAGCTTTCGCCAGCCGATGGCAATCGTTGTGATTGGTGGGCTGATCACCTCGACGGTCCTCAGTTTGATCGTTGTGCCGGTGGTGTTCACCTATGTCGATGATCTGCTGGAGTGGCTGCGCAGCAAGCTGCCGGGGCGGTCAAGAGCGGCCCCTGACGCATGACGAACTCGCCCGCTCTGCGATAGAAGGAGATGCGTGTTGCCGCCAGCTATTCTGGTTAGTTAAAGTCGTAAACCCAAGTCCAGCATCCATGCGGCTTAGCGCACTGATCCGCCAAGTAGCCGTCAATCTAAAGTCGTAACTCATCCAGGTGCGCTGCAGCGACCACTCAAATACGGACTTGCGGCAGGTTCAACGAAGCCTTTCTACTACTGCTGCATGCCAAGCATCTGCGTCCAAGATCCGGGCTTGAACGCGACCACTCGTCTTGGATGCCAAGGCCTTGACGGATATCAGCTGACAGCGAGAACCTTCCTGCTTCTATTTTCCGGCCAGATGTCCAGACATAGAGTCAAATCCCTGAATCCTTTAGGAAAGGCTGGTTGAGGCGGCGGATTCAAGCGGTCGATGCAACACATTCGCTGAACATCTCAGCGGGTGTGAGGTGCTCCAACAGCTCCTTCTTCAAGGCGCCACGCGCTTGGATGAACAGACTACGGTAGATGGTCTCGTGTGACACGTGCTGACTCTCGTCGCAAGGATAGCTCGTGGGTGGCACGGGCGACGTCTTGAATTCCATTCACACGTTACCCACGCCCCCTGGCATACATCAACCCTTGGCCAGACTCCGCTGCCTGCGCCAACCCAGGAATCCCAGCACAGCCGACAAAGCAGCCCCAGCGCCCGAAGCGCATCCACAGGGATGGATGGACACTGCACCGCCTCCAAGAGGGCCCGCTGCCAGTGCAAACGGGTCGCTGATACGGCACGGGGTCAGGTCCGAGTCGCCTGCGTCGTCGTCGGTGATGGTGCAGGTCACCGTCTACAGCCTGCGGCGTTGGCAGGCGTTGACCCGCTTTGTCGATGACGGGCAATTGCCCGTCGACAACAACCACATCGAGAACCAAATCCGACCGATTGCCATTGGGCGCAACAACTGGTTGTTTGTCGGCTCGCTTCGCGCGGGCCAACGCGGTGCCGCTGTGATGAGCCTGATTCAAAGCGCTCGACTCAATGGTCGCGACCCCTACGCTTACCTCACAGATGTTCTGACGTGCCTGCCAACCCAACAGGCCAGCTTGGTACATGAGCTGTTGCCGCACCGCTGGCAGCCGGGTTTATGGGGATGAACCAGAGGCACGTACGCCGCTTGTCGCCATCCACGCCTTAACCAATCACGAACTTGCAAATCTCGCGCGAGTACTCTTGGAGAAACGTATGTTTGTTGGGCAGTGGCTCTGTTGCATGGGGCGGGGGGGTGTCCATGAATGAAAAGTGACCAGCCCCTTTTGTGACGCGAACGTCCACGGAAACCGAATCGCGCATGGCACTCGCCATCCATTCGGTTTGGGCTGGAGGAGTGATGCTATCCGCCGAACCTACCCACGTAAGGACTGGAACTCGCACGGCATCAAGTGCTGCGGGCGCTCGAAAGAACCCGGTTGGGGGAGCCAAGAGAGCTAGACGAGACAAGCGACCGTCCGGTGCAATCCAGATGCGTCGACCTGGCTCTAACCACATGTGAGCCCCCGCCATGGCGACGAGGGTGGCCGCGCCAATCGAATGCCCCACACCTATCGCCTTCGCCGTGGGCGCAATGAATACGTCGAGTGCGAGGGAGAGACGTCTTGCGCGGAGAGTCAGTTCGTCCTCGCTTGGAGTACTCGAAGCAAGACGCTCGAAATGCGGCGCAACGACCATGCAGCCAGACTCGGCCAAAGCGTTGAGGAGAGTAGCGTGACGTTCTGGTTGGCCGCCCGCGCCCACTGCGAAAAGAACCACAGGAGCACCGGTGGCGGCTTCCTGCACTGACACCTTGAATGAATCCACTCCGTCTTGCAGCGTCTGCGTCAGCATTAAAAATTAACTCCTTACTATATGCGGCCTCGATTGGGTCTCGCACGATGCATTGTCATCAAGTTCTTACCCCGTCTAGTGGGTTGCATCGACCGGTTGAATCCGCCCTGCGGAGCCGACAGCGGCGGCGTTTGGCCCAAGTTCAAACAAAATCTATTTGGGATGGGCACATACGAAATGGGAAGCGATGGCGGCGCCCAATCGCGTGCGATATTCGTTTCATTTTTGTTGTCGAGATCGCTGGCAGCGATGCCTTGAATACAATGCCGTCATGAGTCGGCCATCTGCATCAGCACCCGTTGAGTGGGTAAGGCACGCCGAACCCATCGACGGCGTGAAGCGCATCGAGGCTCGTTTTCACGGCAAGGCGTATGCAATGCACCGCCACGACACATATGGGTTCGGTAGCACCCTGGCCGGCGTTCAGAGCTTCAATTACCGACGCACCCGACGTGACAGCTTGCCTGGCCACACAATGGTGCTGCACCCCGATGAACCCCACGACGGTCAGGCCGGTACTGACGAGGGTTTCGAGTACCGCATGGTTTATGTTGAGCCCGCCCTCATCCAAGCGGTGCTCCAGGGGCAAGCATTGCCCTTCATCGAGGGGGGCGTGACCACGGACCCGCGCTTAGCGATTGCGGCCCAAAACTTGCTCTGGCACATAGACACGCGGCCGGAGCCCCTTGAACACAGCAATGCAATTGCCGAGCTAGCGTTCGCCCTGGAAGCCGGGGCAGGCGCTCCTGCACGTCTGCCAAAGGGCGACTTTCTTGCCGCGCAACGTGCATACGACTACCTGCACGCCAATCAGGAAAAAGTCGTTGCGCTGGGCGAGCTCGAGGCAGCAGCGGGGCGTGACCGGTGGAGCCTGTCGCATGACTTTCGCATCTTCTACGGTACGAGCCCTTATCGTTTTCAGACGATGAGGCGACTTGACGCGGTGCGTCGCATGTTGACGAGCGGTGCATCTCTGGCGGACGCTGCTGCGACAGCTGGGTTTGCCGACCAGAGCCACATGACCCGCCATTTCACCAAGACCTTCGGACTGACGCCTGGGCGGTGGCTTCGAATGGCATCCGGTGGACGTGCTGCTTAGCTATCGGCCAAGAACGTTCAATACAGGGTTTAAAGCTCTGGGTAGATTCGCCTTCTTTTACTAGGAAGGAGCGATCCATGTTCATGCCCCTCAACTCAACTGCAGCGCCTGCCGGGCGCGGCCAATGCCAAGCAATTGACCTGATCCAGAAGATCGACAGCATCGATGGTCACTGGCAACCGCGCGTCGTCGCTGAAATGAACGACTACCAGTTCAAGGTAGTAAAGGTACAAGGCGAGTTTCCATGGCACGTGCATGCCGAGACCGACGAGACATTCGTCGTGTTGGAAGGCGAGTTGAGGATCGCTCATCGGGCTAGCACTGGCGGCGAAGGGGTCATCGTGTTGCGCGCGGGACAGATGGCGGTGGTTCCCAAGGGTATTGAGCACAAACCATCTGCAATTGCGGAAGTGAAAATGCTACTGATAGAGCCGCGAGGCGTGGTGAACACGGGTGATGGCGCGCCGGGGGCACGCACGGTAGAGAATGATCAGTGGATCTGAACCGAGACCCGCGCATATGTTGTTCCGCCTCGCGCGCAATGACTGGCGGCCCAGCAATGGGGTTAATGGGAGTTCAGACCGTTGGGGGAAGCGATGCGGCATGAAGCGCGCGGCCGGCCATGTCCGTGGGCCAGGCCGTTCGGAACCTCTCTAGCGCGCAAGTGCGCATCGCGAGTGCAGACCACAGTTGACCTTGCCCCTGTTTCGCGTAGTTCTTAACCCGGTCTTCGCTCACCCGGATGCTACGCGCCAGCAGTTCCTTGTGCATGCGTGGCCAACCGTATTCGCCCTTGACCTCGGCGTGGATGGCGCGGATGGCGCGGATGTGCACCAGCACAGCCTCGTCGCTGTGACGTCGACCGGGACCGCTGCGGCCATGACCATCCTCTCGCCGACGCAACCAGTTGAAGTAGCCGCTGGCGCTGACCTCCAGCACCCCGCACGACACGCTCACTGGGTACAGTTTTCTCATCTGGTCAATCCAGGCGTACCTCGCAGCGTTTCCTGCGCGAAGTGCGGCGGTTTTTTTTCGATGTCACGCTCCATGCGAAGACGGCTGTCAGCACTCCATTTGGCGATAGCAGCCGATGGTCAATGCAGGATCGGCATTCAGCGGTCTAGCGCACGCAGTACAACCGCGAGGTTCTTCACCGCGATCTCCAGTTCCTTCGGCGCATACGCGGCAAAGCCCATGAGGAACCCCGGCCGGCACGCGCCCGATGCATGCAATGGCGTAAGCCCCAGCAAATCAATACCAGCACGCTGCGCTGCGCCCATGATTTCCAGTTCGGGAATATCGCGAATGAGCCGACAAGGCATTTGCATGCCGCCGTCCGGCACTTCTGATTCCACGAAGTCTGTCAGGTGCTCGCGTACGAGCTGCGCCAGGACATCGCGCCGCTCACAATAGACGGCACGCATGGTTCGCACATGCGCCCCGAAATGCCCGCCCTCCATGAAGCGCGCCAGGGTCAGTTGCGCAATTGGCGCGCTGTGTCCATCCAGCAAGGTGCGTGCGGCGGTCATTGGCGCCACAAGCTCAGGCGGAAGCACCATGAAGGCAATACGCAAGCCCGGAAACATCGACTTGGTGAACGTGCCGATGTAGATCGTTCGCTGCTGCGGGTCCAGCCCCTGTACGCAGGCCGTGGGTTTGCCCGCGTAATGGAACTCGCTGTCATAGTCATCCTCGATGATCCAGGCATGGTGCTGCTGGGCCCATTCGATGACGTCCAACCTCCGGTCCAGTGCCAACGTGACTCCGGTTGGAAACTGGTGCGAAGGCGTAAGAAACACCGCCTTGCCCGGTTGTCGCACCTTGCGCAGGTGCCCCACCTGCATTCCCTCGGCATCCAGCGGGACGGGCACGCATTCCAGCCCCGCGGCGTCGAACGCCTTGCGCGCGCCGTGGTACATGGGGTCTTCGGTGAAGATGCGATCGCCAGCATCCAGCAGCACGGTAGCGCACAGGGTCAAGGCTTGCTGTGAACTGGTGACCACCAGCACACGCTCGGGGGTCGCATGCGCGCCGCGTTCGAGGTTGACGTAATTGGCAATCGCGCGCCGTAGCGGCTCCAGTCCTTGCGGGGGGCTGTGCAGCAGTGCTGTGGTGCCCCAGTCCTTCAACACCTGCCGCTCCAGCCGCTCCCAGGTGGGCAGTGGGAAAGTGCGCGTTTCCGGCACGCCAGGAGCGAACGGGCGAGGCGTCAGAAAGTCTCGTACCCCGCCAGCACGGTACATGGCCGCACCGCGCTGGCTCAGCTGCAGAGGTACCCGCTGTGGTCCAAGGCGCCGCGCCGTGCCACATCCAGGCAAACGCAAAGCCCGCTCCGAAACGAAGCTGCCGCTGCCCACGCGTCGCTCGATAAAACCCTCAGCATGCAACTGGCTGTATGCCGACTCCACTGTGTCGCGTGACACGTCCAGCGACTTCGCCAGGGCGCGGGAAGCAGGCAGCGGTGTGGCGACATCGAGTGCACCGTCGAGTATCAGTTGCCGAATCGCGCGTTGAATGCGCGCGTGCAAGGGCAACGCCCCATTTGCCGGATCAAGGACCCAGGCTTTTACGGATTCGAGTTGTGCATGCTTGAACAATTGGCCGGTATCGCATCAAAAAATTGGTGGGGCGCAGTATGCCATTCAAGATCTATAAATCCTTACCAGGTTCAGCCCAATAGATCACTCTCAAGAGCCCGATACAAACCATGTCATCCGCCTCGTCCTCCCCATCCTCCCGTTTGCTTGATCTCACCCATCCCATCGTCGCGGGTCTCATTTCGGTCATCGTCAACTATGGCGGGACTTTCATTTTGGTGTTCCAGGCGGCCAAGGTGGCAGGCCTGAGCCCGGAGTTGACGGGATCGTGGGTGTGGTCGATTTCGATTGGCGTGGGCGCCACGGGAATCATCCTGAGCTGGCTGACGCGCGAGCCGATCATTACCGCGTGGTCCACGCCGGCTGCAGCGTTCCTGGTGACGGCGCTGGCGACCACTCCCTATGCCGAAGCGGTGGGCGCGTATCTGATTTCAGCCGCTGCTTTTGTGGTGCTAGGCCTATCGGGATGGTTCGAGCGCCTGATCCGGCTGATTCCACATGGTGTGGCGGCAGGTTTGCTCGCAGGCATCTTGCTGCAATTTGGTATCAAGGCTTTCGGCGGCATGAACATCGACCCGTTGTTGGCCGGTTTGCTCATCGTGACCTATGTGGTGCTCAAGCGGTTCAGTGCGCGCTATGCCGTCGTTGGCATTCTGGTGCTGGGCCTGCTCTTTCTGCTGACGCAGGATCGGGTAGACCTGTCGGGGTTGGCGTTGAAGCCCGCCGCGCCGGTCTTCACCATGCCGGTGTTCTCGCTCAGTGCTTTGCTGGGCGTCGCACTGCCGCTGTTCCTCATCACGCTGACCGGCCAGTACATGCCGGGCATGCTGGTGCTTCGCAACGACGGGTTCAAGACCAGCGCCAATCCCATCGTGACGCTGACCGGGCTGGGATCGCTGCTGATGGCGCCGTTCGGCTCACACGCCTTCAACGTTGCTGCCATCACGGCAGCCATCGCAACGGGCCGGGAAGCGCACGAAGATCCGTCCAAGCGCTGGATTGCAGGCATCGCCGCAGGCCTGTGCTACATCCTCGTGGGCGTATTCGGCGTGACACTGGCCGCTGTCTTCATGGCCCTTCCGGCGACCTTCATCACGACGCTGGCGGGCCTGGCGCTGCTGGGTACCATTGGCGGTAGCCTGGCCACCGCCTTGGCCGACATGAAGACGCGAGAAGCGTCTCTGATCACCTTCCTGGCTTCGGCGGCCAACATCACATTGCTGGGCATCGGTGGCGCATTCTGGGGCCTGGTAATTGGATTGGTGGCCCATGCCGCGCTCAACGGACAACGGCCGCACCGTGGGCGACAGGCCATCGCGGCACCGACTGCCAAACCCGCGATCAACGGGGAGAGAGCAAATGCCTGAGCCGTCCCACACACTGACCCGTCACGACCAGCATGGCCACTATCCCCAGGCAGCCTCCGTCGAGGACTTCCGACACAACCTGGCAGCAGTACGGGCTCGCATGGATGCCGCCTGCCACCGCGCTGGGCGTGATCCTTCCGGGGTCCGCCTGCTGCCAGTGAGCAAGACCAAGCCCGAGGCCAGCCTGCGCCTGGCCTACGCGGCCGGTTGCCGCGTGCTGGGTGAAAACAAGGTGCAGGAAGCCTTCGGCAAATGGGAGGCCATGCAGGATCTGACTGATCTGCACTGGTCGGTCATCGGCCATCTGCAGACCAACAAGGCCAGGCTGGTGGCGCGCTTCGCCAGTGAGTTCCAGGCACTGGACAGTCTGCGCGTGGCCGAGGCGCTGGAGCGACGCCTGCAGGCCGAGGGCCGCGCGCTGGATGTGTTCGTGCAGGTCAACACCTCGGGCGAGATCAGCAAGTACGGGCTGTCGCCCGAGGACGTTCCGGCCTTCCTGCGCGCGCTGCCCGCTTTCCCGGCACTGCGCGTGCGAGGGCTGATGACGCTCGCGCTGTTTTCTTCCGATGCTGAGCGGGTGCGCCAGTGCTTCATTCTGCTGCGCACTTTGCGCGACCAGTTGCGCCAGAGTGCGCCCGCCAGCATCGCCTTGGAGGAGCTGTCCATGGGCATGTCCGGCGATTTCGAGATCGCCATCGAGGAAGGCGCCACGGTGGTTCGTGTTGGCCAAGCCATCTTTGGCGCTCGCCCCTTGCCGGATAGCTACTATTGGCCCGGCGAGCCCAGTACCAAGGAGCCACGCCCGTGAAAACCGTCATTGCCCTGCGACATCTGCATTTTGAAGACCTGGGTACGCTCGAGCCCCTGCTGGTGGCGCGCGGTTATGCGGTGCGCTATGTAGATAGCCACCACCGATGATTTGCATGCCCTTGACATGGCAGCAGCTGATCTGCTGGTGGTACTGGGTGGTCCCATAGGCGCCTTCGATGACCACATCTACCCTTTCATCCGCGACGAACTGGCGGTAGTTCTGCAGCGGCTGGCAAGCAGGCGCCCGCTGCTGGGGATCTGCCTGGGGGCACAGCTGATTGCCCGCGCACTTGGTGCAAGTGTTGCCAGCATGGGTGTCAAGGAAATCGGCTTTGCGCCACTGACACTGACCCAGGATGGCGAGGGGTCACCATTGGCGGCGCTGGGCCAAACGCCGGTGCTGCACTGGCATGGCGACCACTTCGGCATTCCCGACGGAGCAACGAGACTGGCGGGGACACAAACCTGCGCCAATCAAGCTTTCAGCATAGGGCGCAATGTGCTGGCCCTGCAATGCCATCTGGAGGCCAACCCGCGCCAAATCGAGCGCTGGCTCGTTGGTCATGCCTGCGAACTGGCGCAGGCTGGCATCGACGCGCGTGCCTTGCGCAGCGAAGCGCAAGCTCTGCAATCCGGCTTGCCGCAGGTGGCCCGGGCTGTATTTACCGCGTGGCTGAACGAGGTGGAGACAGTCCCTCCCAGGGAGGCTTCATGAGCGAAGCCTGCCTTGGACAGCATGGTGTGCGCATTGACACATAGCTTGGCAGCGCCACGTTTCGTCATAAATCCAAAGAAACAGCGCTCCTAAACGCTCTTCTCGTCCTTGGCATGTTTGCCTCCTAAACACATCACGTCATTCGATACGTCCGGGAAACTGGGGGAAGCCCATGGATGCGAGAGCGGGGTTTACGACTTTAAGCACCAGGAATAAGAGTATTCTGGGTAATTAAAGTCGTAAACCCCGACCCAGTATCCATGCGGTCTAGCGTCTTACTCGGCCAAGTGGCGGTCAATCTAAAGTCGTAAACTCTACGAGCCCGTTCAAAGTCTTTTGAGCAACAGAGCCAAGAATGCCAAGTGGATGAACTGCAAGCTGGTGTTCAGTAACCTCTCGCAGTTCTTCCAAAGTCGGCGGTTCTTCTCCAGCCACGCAAAGCTGCGCTCCACCACCCAACGCTGGGGTATCACCTTGAACGTATGCAGTTCACTGCGCTTGGCAATTTGCACGCTGATGTGCCCGCCCAGAATCTCTTGGACGCCCTGTGCGAACGGCTTGCCCACATAGCCGCTGTCACACAACAGCGCTTGCACCCGGCTCAAAGCAGGTTTGCAGCGCTGCAATGCTTGCAAGGCCTCTTTGCTATCTGTCACTTGTGCCGTGGTCACTGCAACTGCGTGCGGCAGCCCCTGCGTATCCACCGCAATGTGGCGCTTGATGCCCGAGACTTTCTTGCCCGCGTCATAGCCCTTCAAGGCTGCGGTGTCCGTGTTCTTCACGCTCTGCGCGTCCACGATCAAGAACGCGCTTGAGGCGTTGCTTCCGAAGTCTCTCTCGGGCCGCGCCAACCTGATTTTTTTAAAGCCTGCTCCAGCAGGCTGCCACCCTCACGCGGCTCGCTCCAGATGGCAAAGTACGCATGCACCGTGCGCCACTTGGGGAAGTCGCTGGGCAACGCCCGCCACTGGCAGCCGGTTCGCAGCAAATAGAGCACTGCGCAGAAAACCTCGTACAGATCCACCTTGCGCGGCGCGGTCTTCCTGCGCGCGCTCTCCAATAGTGGCTTGATGGTCTCGAATTGTTCGCGACTGATGTCGCTCGGATAGCTCTTTCTCACTCCCCGAGCTTCTCACATCATCGGGGAGACTTTGAACAGGCTCCAAGCGGACGGACCTGTACGCGATGGGGATGCGCAATGGCACCCAGACCCGTACGCTCCCCGCGCTAACCACGATGGTGAGCGCGCAAGGCACCAGCTTTGTGGTAGGGATGCGTCACCGGTTCTGAGCACGCACCCTTCGACCGGTTTTCGCCAGGTGTTTGGATGCGCTCATTGAGTTGACGCGTTGAGGAAATCTGAGCCATGAAGGGCGCAAAACAGGCCTTCTTTGGCGGCGTAATCGGTAGGTTCACCGGTGCAGAACGAAGTATGCTTCTCGGTCAATTCACTCGCTGTCGTCTGGCCGCTCTACCAATGCCATCGGATCTTCTTGCACCACTTCACCCGGTGATCCTGTCTGGCGGCAGCGGCACACGGCTGTGGCCGCTGTCACGTGCCGAGTACCCCAAGCAGCTATTGGCGCTCACTGGCAACAACACGTTGCTGCAAGCCACAGCGTGCAGGACGGCGTCACTGCCCGGTGCGCAGTCGGCCATAGTGATCGCTGGCGACGAGCACCGCTTCCTTGTGCGGGACCAGTTGCTCAAGGCAGGGTGTGCCCCGGCGCACATTTATCTGGAGCCCGAGGGGCGCAACACGGCGCCTGCCATTGCCCTGGCCGCGCTGCACCTGGCAGCAAGCAGCCCCGATTCGCTCATGCTCGTGCTGCCTGCCGACCATGTGGTGGACGACCAGCTTGCGTTTGCGGAGGCGGTAGCCACCGCGCAGCATGCCGCTCGCCAGGGGTGGCTGTGCACTTTCGGCATCGCGCCGTCCTACCCAGAGACGGGGTATGGCTACATCCAGGTGGGCGCGGCACTGGCGGATGCGCCGCACGTCATGCACGTGAGCCGCTTTGTCGAAAAGCCCGATCTCGCCCAAGCCCGCCGCCTGCTTGACGAGGGCGGATACCTCTGGAACAGCGGGATCTTCCTTTTCACCGCGCGGGCGTTTCTGGATGAGCTGAAGGCACACAGACCGGATGTGCTGGCCGCCGCCACGGTGGCCTGGCAGGGCCGCAGCGAGGACATGTTTTTTTTGCGCCCGCAAGCCGAAGCGTTCATGGCATGTGCCAGCATTTCCATCGACTACGCCGTCATGCAGCCCACGGCGAAAGCCGTGGTGGTGCCTGCCAGTTTCCCTTGGAGCGATGTCGGCAGTTGGGATGCCGTGTGGCAGGCATCGCCCAAGGACGCCAACCACAACAGCGTGGCCGGGGATGTGCTGCTGCACGACACCCGCAACAGCTT
It contains:
- a CDS encoding mannose-1-phosphate guanylyltransferase/mannose-6-phosphate isomerase yields the protein MPSDLLAPLHPVILSGGSGTRLWPLSRAEYPKQLLALTGNNTLLQATACRTASLPGAQSAIVIAGDEHRFLVRDQLLKAGCAPAHIYLEPEGRNTAPAIALAALHLAASSPDSLMLVLPADHVVDDQLAFAEAVATAQHAARQGWLCTFGIAPSYPETGYGYIQVGAALADAPHVMHVSRFVEKPDLAQARRLLDEGGYLWNSGIFLFTARAFLDELKAHRPDVLAAATVAWQGRSEDMFFLRPQAEAFMACASISIDYAVMQPTAKAVVVPASFPWSDVGSWDAVWQASPKDANHNSVAGDVLLHDTRNSFVRAEHRLVSVIGLDNVAVVETADAVLVMNKDSSQDIRAVVEQLRAAGRSELVRQVRVHRPWGWYESTDRGERFQVKRIMVNPGKKLSLQMHHHRAEHWVVVSGTALVTVDGVQRLLSENQSAFVPLGQLHQLENPGSIALQLIEVQSGSYLGEDDIVRFED